A genomic window from Methanovulcanius yangii includes:
- a CDS encoding flavodoxin family protein yields the protein MKVLGISGSMRRKGNTAILVQKVLEEVVKGNDSIETEFISLADYEIGPCIGCDKCKEEKECVIATDGWNRIAEAMLDCDVLVVGTPVYYYDVCGQLKNCIDRTYSMYHDRKLAGKYVVTIAVHGTKGADRALETLEGFANTHEFSYLGEIEGQAAEAGEILNDAKALKEAQKVAKRIAELG from the coding sequence ATGAAAGTCCTCGGTATCTCAGGGAGTATGCGCCGGAAAGGAAATACCGCCATTCTCGTGCAGAAGGTGCTCGAAGAGGTCGTGAAGGGTAACGATTCCATCGAGACCGAATTCATCTCCCTCGCCGACTACGAAATCGGGCCATGTATCGGCTGTGATAAGTGCAAAGAAGAGAAAGAGTGCGTCATTGCGACGGACGGATGGAACCGGATCGCCGAGGCGATGCTGGACTGCGATGTCCTCGTCGTCGGCACCCCCGTCTACTATTATGATGTCTGCGGCCAGCTGAAGAACTGCATCGACCGCACCTACAGCATGTATCATGACCGCAAACTGGCCGGCAAATATGTGGTGACCATCGCCGTGCACGGCACGAAGGGGGCGGACCGTGCCCTTGAGACCCTCGAAGGGTTCGCGAACACGCATGAATTCTCCTATCTCGGCGAGATCGAAGGACAGGCCGCCGAGGCAGGTGAGATCCTCAACGACGCAAAGGCACTCAAAGAGGCGCAGAAGGTCGCAAAACGGATTGCAGAACTCGGATAA
- a CDS encoding GIY-YIG nuclease family protein, protein MAAPGIYCLILENPACTVRVGALGALAFPAGRHVYIGSALGPGGLLRVCRHLRLAAEPDRPPRWHIDYLLTDPRFSPEAVVWVETRERLECTVARTLGGPGIRGFGCSDCRCPTHLFSRQEDPVQEVCRAITAAGCRPHLWRPGDRGPDFLVRAKE, encoded by the coding sequence ATGGCAGCGCCGGGCATCTACTGTCTGATCCTCGAAAATCCGGCATGCACCGTCCGGGTCGGCGCGCTGGGGGCTCTGGCCTTTCCCGCCGGGAGGCACGTTTACATCGGGTCGGCCCTCGGCCCGGGGGGACTTCTCCGCGTCTGCCGCCATCTCCGCCTTGCAGCGGAACCGGACCGGCCCCCGCGGTGGCATATCGACTACCTCCTCACCGACCCGCGGTTTTCGCCGGAGGCGGTGGTCTGGGTCGAAACACGGGAGCGGCTCGAGTGCACCGTTGCCCGGACGCTGGGAGGCCCCGGCATCCGGGGGTTCGGGTGCAGCGACTGCCGGTGCCCGACCCATCTCTTCTCCCGGCAGGAAGACCCGGTACAGGAGGTCTGCCGGGCCATCACCGCCGCCGGATGCAGACCGCATCTCTGGCGGCCGGGGGACCGCGGGCCCGATTTTTTGGTACGTGCAAAAGAATGA
- a CDS encoding MBL fold metallo-hydrolase — translation MQVRWIPGEGYWANAYLRGNVLVDAGVTPMQVAPHRDEIEWIVLTHCHYDHIAHAHEIAHMCNAGICMHEADVAGLSADERTLAMMFGERAPVLGIARPLRDGDTVEGLRVIHTPGHTPGGICLWDEEEKNLFSGDTVFSDGGVGRTDFPGGSLPDLKASLERLAALDVKGLYPGHGMAVETNGAVHIKAALRMLGYY, via the coding sequence ATGCAGGTCAGATGGATTCCGGGGGAGGGATACTGGGCAAATGCCTACCTCCGTGGAAACGTGCTCGTCGATGCGGGGGTCACGCCGATGCAGGTGGCACCCCACCGCGATGAGATCGAGTGGATTGTCCTGACGCACTGCCACTATGATCACATCGCCCACGCCCATGAGATTGCCCACATGTGCAATGCAGGGATCTGCATGCACGAAGCGGATGTGGCCGGTCTTTCTGCCGATGAACGGACGCTTGCGATGATGTTCGGCGAACGGGCTCCGGTGCTCGGCATCGCCCGGCCCCTCAGGGACGGGGATACGGTCGAAGGGCTCAGGGTCATCCATACCCCCGGCCATACCCCCGGCGGAATATGCCTCTGGGACGAGGAGGAGAAGAACCTCTTCTCGGGAGACACCGTCTTTTCGGACGGCGGGGTGGGCAGGACAGACTTCCCCGGCGGAAGTCTCCCCGACCTGAAGGCATCCCTTGAGCGGCTCGCCGCCCTCGACGTCAAAGGCCTCTACCCCGGCCATGGCATGGCGGTGGAGACGAACGGGGCGGTTCACATCAAGGCGGCCCTCCGGATGCTCGGGTACTACTGA
- the thiC gene encoding phosphomethylpyrimidine synthase ThiC, whose amino-acid sequence MSVMQTLIRECLTTVPPEIEQLAHVEGMDPRKMAKQIARGRIVVPANPRREHRLSAIGEGCRVKVNVNVGTSGIRCDPAMEVEKARAAVENGADALMDLSTGGDLAAMRDSILAFDVPVGTVPIYDAVRRAGSAVDVDADLLFTTIRDHCRQGVDFLTLHCGVNLDTLASLREDPRIMGVVSRGGAFHTVNMAETGEENPLYAEFDYLLEILVEEDVCISLGDGMRPGAVIDAQRQAKTVEYLNLGRLAARAQEEGVQRMIEGPGHMPVDQITYNVKMIKELSDFAPLYLLGPLVTDIVPGYDHVSGAIGGTIAAMAGADFLCMVSPAEHLALPDVDDIVEGTRVARIAAHIGDTTRRGEAWLSEGERQMADARRRLDWDGQFSHALFPEHARRIHERDGEVDTCSMCGDLCAVKLVRDVLKKPKK is encoded by the coding sequence ATGTCAGTTATGCAGACCCTGATACGGGAGTGCCTTACGACCGTGCCGCCGGAGATTGAACAGCTGGCGCATGTCGAGGGCATGGATCCCCGAAAAATGGCCAAACAGATTGCGCGGGGTCGGATTGTCGTCCCGGCAAATCCGCGGCGGGAGCACCGTCTCTCCGCCATCGGAGAGGGGTGCCGGGTCAAGGTGAATGTCAACGTCGGCACCTCCGGGATCCGCTGTGATCCGGCAATGGAGGTCGAGAAGGCCCGCGCCGCGGTGGAGAACGGTGCGGACGCCCTCATGGACCTCTCGACCGGAGGAGACCTTGCGGCGATGCGTGACTCCATCCTTGCATTCGATGTTCCGGTCGGTACCGTCCCCATATACGACGCCGTCCGGCGGGCGGGAAGTGCCGTTGATGTGGACGCCGACCTTCTCTTTACGACCATCCGTGATCACTGCCGGCAGGGAGTGGACTTTTTGACCCTGCACTGCGGGGTCAACCTCGACACCCTCGCCTCCCTGCGTGAGGACCCCCGGATAATGGGGGTCGTCTCCCGCGGAGGGGCGTTTCATACCGTCAATATGGCAGAGACCGGCGAAGAAAACCCGCTCTATGCGGAGTTTGACTACCTCCTTGAGATCCTTGTGGAGGAGGATGTCTGTATCTCGCTTGGGGACGGTATGCGCCCCGGTGCGGTCATCGATGCCCAGCGCCAGGCGAAGACGGTGGAATACCTGAACCTCGGGCGTCTTGCAGCCCGCGCCCAGGAGGAGGGTGTCCAGCGGATGATCGAGGGGCCGGGGCACATGCCGGTCGACCAGATCACGTACAATGTAAAGATGATAAAAGAGCTGAGCGATTTCGCCCCGCTCTATCTTCTGGGGCCGCTCGTGACCGATATCGTCCCGGGCTACGACCATGTCTCCGGCGCCATCGGCGGGACGATCGCCGCAATGGCAGGAGCAGACTTCCTCTGCATGGTCTCCCCGGCGGAGCACCTCGCCCTCCCCGATGTGGATGACATCGTCGAGGGGACCCGCGTGGCAAGGATCGCGGCGCACATCGGGGACACCACCCGGCGGGGAGAGGCGTGGCTCAGCGAGGGCGAACGGCAGATGGCCGACGCCCGCCGCCGCCTCGACTGGGACGGCCAGTTCTCCCATGCCCTCTTCCCTGAGCATGCCCGGCGGATCCACGAACGCGACGGCGAGGTTGACACCTGCTCGATGTGCGGGGACCTCTGTGCGGTCAAACTGGTTCGCGACGTCCTGAAAAAACCAAAAAAATAG
- a CDS encoding glutamate synthase-related protein produces MAMYRCNVCNVFEYDSEEGSIEGNIPPGTSPDGLDDDWHCPVCRSDRTHLLKQPGVTNDRLQEEAREFVEEDPAARLCREPLFIEPHFVEIKTMAATGRPIIEPMRSGNLRVSWEEILIIAAGLARLPLNPEEPVSMQTVIGPKAQQPMELQLPFFVTHMSFGALSREAKVALAKGSAAAGTAIGSGEGGVLDEEKEHAYRYIFEYVPNRYSVTDEYLRTSDAIEMKFSQSAKPGMGGMLPGSKVTPEIARIRGFPVGHDIHSPARFADIRTAEDLAAIIGDLRDRSGGRPVGVKFAAGDIEGDLEVAIAGEPDFITIDGRPGGTAASPKSIKDATSVPSVYAVDRARRFLDEHGVEGVSLVMTGGFRISSDIAKALALGADAVALGTAAMIAAGCDQYRICHSGKCPTGVTTQDPALRERLVIETAAHGVENFFHATAEELETFCRLCGHADIHDLGVDDLRTTHSEISSHTRIRHV; encoded by the coding sequence ATGGCGATGTACAGGTGTAATGTCTGCAATGTGTTCGAGTATGATTCGGAAGAGGGGTCCATTGAGGGGAACATCCCGCCGGGGACCTCTCCGGACGGGCTGGATGACGACTGGCACTGCCCGGTGTGCCGCTCCGACCGGACCCATCTTTTAAAGCAACCCGGCGTGACGAACGATCGGCTGCAGGAGGAGGCGCGGGAATTTGTCGAGGAGGATCCGGCGGCCCGCCTCTGCCGCGAACCCCTCTTCATCGAGCCGCATTTCGTTGAGATCAAGACGATGGCGGCGACGGGCCGGCCGATCATCGAACCGATGCGAAGCGGAAACCTCCGGGTCTCGTGGGAGGAGATCCTCATCATCGCCGCAGGTCTTGCCCGTCTGCCGCTCAACCCCGAAGAACCGGTCTCCATGCAGACCGTCATCGGCCCGAAGGCACAGCAGCCGATGGAGCTGCAGCTCCCCTTCTTTGTCACCCACATGTCCTTCGGGGCCCTCTCCCGCGAGGCGAAGGTGGCGCTTGCAAAGGGATCGGCCGCCGCTGGGACCGCCATCGGGTCGGGCGAAGGGGGAGTGCTCGACGAGGAGAAGGAGCATGCGTACCGCTATATCTTCGAGTATGTGCCGAACCGGTACAGCGTGACCGACGAGTACCTGCGCACCTCGGATGCCATCGAGATGAAGTTCTCCCAGTCGGCTAAACCCGGGATGGGCGGGATGCTTCCCGGCAGCAAGGTCACGCCGGAAATTGCCCGGATACGCGGGTTTCCCGTCGGGCATGACATCCACAGCCCTGCCCGGTTTGCAGATATCCGCACCGCAGAGGATCTTGCGGCAATCATCGGCGACCTGCGGGACCGCAGCGGCGGACGGCCGGTGGGGGTCAAGTTTGCCGCAGGCGACATCGAGGGAGACCTCGAGGTGGCGATTGCCGGGGAACCCGACTTCATCACCATCGACGGGCGTCCGGGAGGAACGGCCGCATCACCGAAGTCCATCAAGGATGCGACGTCCGTTCCATCGGTCTACGCCGTCGACCGGGCCCGTCGCTTCCTTGACGAACACGGGGTGGAGGGGGTCTCCCTTGTGATGACCGGGGGATTCAGAATCTCATCGGACATCGCAAAGGCTCTCGCCCTCGGCGCCGATGCGGTGGCCCTCGGGACGGCGGCGATGATCGCCGCGGGGTGCGACCAGTACCGGATTTGCCATTCCGGCAAATGTCCGACCGGCGTCACCACGCAGGATCCGGCTCTCAGGGAACGGCTGGTGATAGAAACGGCCGCCCACGGAGTCGAGAATTTCTTCCATGCAACCGCCGAAGAACTGGAGACGTTCTGTCGCCTCTGCGGCCATGCCGATATCCATGATCTCGGGGTGGACGACCTCAGGACGACCCATTCGGAGATATCGTCCCACACCCGCATCCGGCATGTATAG
- a CDS encoding DUF5683 domain-containing protein — translation MNGDAKGPLLGPARCRTCGEPLPFEGAPCAACAAGEDGTPLPPPQKNVKAAALLSLVFPGFGQVYNGQYKKGVLFLLGVVFGAVLYVIPGLLIHVIGIWDAWKTATRMNTGETEFQEMVAVQAVLYAVLWVLAVLAAASVAQMLSLFSPA, via the coding sequence ATGAACGGGGATGCGAAAGGACCACTACTCGGACCGGCCCGGTGCCGGACGTGCGGAGAACCGCTGCCCTTCGAGGGGGCACCCTGCGCCGCGTGTGCGGCGGGAGAAGACGGCACCCCCCTGCCGCCGCCGCAGAAGAACGTGAAGGCGGCGGCCCTCCTCTCGCTCGTCTTCCCTGGATTCGGGCAGGTCTATAACGGGCAGTACAAGAAGGGCGTCCTCTTCCTGCTCGGGGTGGTCTTTGGGGCGGTTCTCTACGTGATCCCGGGTCTCCTGATCCATGTGATCGGGATCTGGGACGCATGGAAGACCGCGACGAGGATGAACACGGGAGAGACGGAGTTTCAGGAGATGGTCGCGGTCCAGGCGGTCCTCTATGCCGTCCTCTGGGTGCTTGCCGTCCTTGCAGCCGCCTCGGTGGCGCAGATGCTCTCCCTCTTCTCCCCTGCCTGA
- a CDS encoding DUF5683 domain-containing protein — protein MPEDGSQRKGGDEPEEMTEEMREELAEEAADRGPESEKGMDEADLGYDEQAEMPTTVMADDLAEEAADRGPDPEGPMAAGDLGYPETAEEPAPPPVPASVPPEMADDLAEEAADRGPSAENVMSCEEQGYKSPVKAAALSILPGLGHIYNGNMAKAVLFLVAACVGLMYYIIPGLVIIAYAMYDAYRTSYRMNRNEIPWRTPVQGGYVVYFLLIILAVAGYLWFAGESWQFLTGLLMGQ, from the coding sequence ATGCCTGAGGATGGATCACAGCGAAAAGGCGGGGATGAACCGGAGGAGATGACGGAAGAGATGAGGGAGGAGCTCGCCGAAGAGGCGGCCGACCGGGGACCCGAATCCGAGAAGGGGATGGATGAGGCGGACCTGGGGTACGATGAACAGGCGGAGATGCCCACCACGGTGATGGCGGACGATCTTGCCGAGGAGGCAGCCGACCGCGGCCCGGACCCCGAGGGGCCGATGGCGGCCGGGGATCTTGGGTACCCGGAGACGGCGGAAGAACCGGCGCCTCCACCGGTACCTGCGTCGGTTCCGCCGGAGATGGCAGACGATCTTGCCGAAGAGGCCGCGGACCGGGGCCCCTCCGCCGAGAATGTGATGAGCTGCGAGGAGCAGGGATACAAGAGCCCCGTCAAGGCGGCGGCGCTCTCGATTCTCCCCGGCCTTGGCCACATCTACAACGGCAATATGGCTAAGGCGGTCCTCTTTCTGGTCGCAGCCTGTGTGGGGCTGATGTATTACATCATCCCGGGTCTCGTGATCATCGCGTATGCGATGTACGATGCCTACCGGACCTCCTACCGGATGAACCGGAACGAAATTCCATGGAGGACGCCGGTACAGGGTGGTTATGTGGTCTATTTCCTCCTGATCATCCTGGCGGTGGCAGGCTACCTCTGGTTTGCAGGGGAGTCGTGGCAGTTCCTGACAGGTCTTCTCATGGGCCAGTAA
- a CDS encoding MBL fold metallo-hydrolase has translation MEISILVDNTTITDHYLLGEPGFCAWLDDGETPVLFDTGYSDIFLHNARKMHIDPMEAEYIVLSHGHNDHTWGLGPFLAARSERQTAGEPLSKLTILSHPWAWRRRRTKKSGDVGPLIHPDVCRTTATVRTTRDPFWITDDIVFLGEVPRTLSFEEWTPYAIIEGEDGPVPDSLIDDSAIACRTEEGLVILTGCSHSGICNMIQYAKEVTGDRRVIDIVGGLHLMRADAQRIGETVRFLKNENLKELHACHCTGFAALHALSRETPLKETGVGTVLKYR, from the coding sequence ATGGAGATCTCGATTCTGGTGGACAATACAACAATAACCGATCATTACCTGCTCGGTGAGCCCGGATTCTGTGCATGGCTCGATGACGGTGAGACGCCGGTGCTCTTTGACACCGGGTATTCCGATATCTTCCTGCACAATGCCCGCAAGATGCACATCGACCCGATGGAAGCAGAGTATATCGTGCTCTCGCACGGCCACAATGATCACACGTGGGGCCTCGGGCCGTTTCTGGCTGCACGGTCGGAACGGCAGACGGCGGGGGAGCCCCTGTCCAAACTGACAATTCTCTCGCACCCATGGGCGTGGCGCCGCCGACGGACGAAGAAGTCCGGAGATGTCGGGCCCCTCATTCACCCGGATGTCTGCCGGACCACCGCAACGGTCCGGACGACCCGCGATCCCTTCTGGATCACGGATGATATCGTTTTTCTGGGGGAGGTGCCCCGTACCCTCTCCTTCGAGGAGTGGACACCCTATGCGATCATCGAGGGCGAGGACGGCCCGGTCCCCGACTCCCTCATCGACGATTCGGCCATCGCGTGCCGGACGGAGGAGGGGCTTGTGATCCTGACCGGGTGTTCCCATTCGGGGATATGCAATATGATACAGTATGCAAAGGAGGTGACGGGGGACCGCCGGGTCATTGACATCGTGGGAGGGCTGCACCTGATGCGTGCCGATGCTCAGCGGATAGGCGAGACCGTCCGCTTCCTCAAAAATGAGAATCTCAAGGAGCTGCATGCCTGCCACTGCACCGGATTTGCCGCCCTTCATGCGCTCTCGCGGGAGACGCCCCTCAAGGAGACCGGAGTGGGGACCGTCCTGAAATACCGCTGA
- a CDS encoding GNAT family N-acetyltransferase — MQKGIPGALETKRLRIRPYRQEDLGNVTLLLTDEEVVRQTGVTENQTEKEICSFFQVILNSYATRHPVCAFAIEEAATGTVVGSCGYETVGDYGDVQIYYALLPAGRGKGYATEASERLISFLLDEYGARRVIAYTASDNAPSVAIAERVGMELEEELSINGRHSLMYAIS, encoded by the coding sequence ATGCAGAAGGGCATTCCCGGAGCGCTGGAGACGAAACGGCTGCGTATTCGTCCCTACCGGCAGGAGGATCTCGGGAATGTCACCCTCCTTCTGACGGACGAGGAGGTCGTCCGCCAGACGGGGGTCACAGAGAACCAGACTGAAAAGGAGATCTGCTCCTTCTTCCAGGTCATTCTCAACTCATATGCCACCCGGCACCCGGTCTGTGCCTTTGCGATCGAGGAGGCGGCGACCGGTACGGTCGTCGGGTCGTGCGGGTACGAGACGGTCGGAGACTACGGGGATGTGCAGATCTATTATGCCCTCCTGCCCGCCGGCCGGGGGAAAGGGTACGCGACCGAGGCGTCCGAACGGCTCATTTCGTTTTTGCTTGATGAATACGGGGCCCGGCGGGTGATCGCCTATACCGCCTCAGATAATGCACCCTCGGTCGCCATCGCCGAGCGTGTCGGGATGGAACTCGAAGAGGAGCTCTCCATCAACGGACGCCACTCGCTGATGTACGCGATCAGCTGA
- a CDS encoding response regulator — translation MHNEAQSGRRIGIVEDEAMIAMLMSEILSREGFDVVYQVATPDEAVDNTRSRNPDIILMDVNLGQEKDGIDAAMDIREFSDVPIIFITAYSDESTLRRADSVHPEAFLTKPIRRAELLETIQKGIA, via the coding sequence ATGCACAACGAAGCGCAATCCGGCAGACGGATCGGGATCGTCGAGGACGAGGCGATGATAGCGATGCTCATGAGTGAGATCCTCAGCCGCGAGGGGTTCGACGTCGTCTACCAGGTCGCGACACCCGATGAGGCGGTCGACAATACCCGGAGCAGGAACCCGGACATCATCCTGATGGATGTCAATCTCGGGCAGGAAAAGGACGGCATCGACGCGGCGATGGATATCAGGGAGTTCTCCGATGTGCCCATCATCTTCATCACCGCCTACTCGGACGAGAGTACGCTCCGGCGGGCCGACTCCGTCCACCCGGAGGCATTTCTGACAAAACCCATCCGCCGGGCTGAGCTTCTGGAAACGATTCAGAAAGGAATTGCCTGA
- a CDS encoding ABC transporter substrate binding protein, which yields MNRQAGVPLFLIAAILCMLVPGTMAAAPAISIGENRILYISSYAPGYSWNDDLTAGIADRIGEEGDRIQLSVEHMDTKTANDELHYANLRALYAHKYADHQPDVIIVSDDNALRFILLHGDELFPAVPVVFTGINDLNLISMDAMPGYTGTVERLPVKETVDAALAIDPSVTAIYSITDTTTTGIAIRRQIESALAAYNGTVTVRYPYPTVDTAAELIAEVRALPEGTIILITTYSLVNEGMIQYHVDLIVPTLADESPVPIYSTASIFNGMGIVGGVQNNPYVLGWDASDTAVRILNGTSPEAIPINLNPPADPVFDYAALQRFGLEEESLPPGSTILNLPSTEVTFNRTTVIGIGAAGGILFILVLILSVSHRRIRAVKNLLQKSEEKYRSVVEAQTELIARFLPDLTIVFANKAYLQYYGLNREALSKKTLCLRVHPDDEKRVKDHLASLTPAHPVDTIEERVLMQGGEVRWQRWNDRAIFDEAGRVAEYQSVGIDITDRKAAEEELRRSLAEKTVLLQEVHHRVKNNLAVISSMLEMQAMGLSGNEAAVLREAEGRILSMAAVHESLYQSRTLEEIDAQEHFAALADRIVRSFPHADTVGIRVEAHGCRLPIAIAMPCSLIVNELITNAMKYAFVGRDRGTITIILSCDDTEVYLQFTDDGVGMPAGDPFTMADSLGLRMVKNFVEYQLRGRIVLGPPPGTQWEIRFPAAH from the coding sequence GTGAACAGACAGGCAGGAGTGCCGCTCTTCCTCATCGCGGCCATCCTCTGCATGCTTGTGCCGGGAACCATGGCAGCGGCGCCGGCGATTTCTATCGGTGAGAACCGGATACTGTACATCAGTTCATACGCCCCCGGCTACTCATGGAATGACGATCTGACGGCAGGCATTGCCGATCGTATCGGTGAAGAGGGGGACAGAATCCAGCTCTCCGTCGAGCATATGGACACGAAGACGGCAAATGACGAACTCCATTATGCCAATCTCCGCGCCCTCTATGCCCATAAATACGCCGACCATCAACCGGACGTGATCATCGTCTCCGACGACAACGCCCTGCGGTTCATCCTCCTCCATGGAGACGAACTCTTCCCTGCCGTTCCGGTCGTCTTCACCGGCATCAATGATCTAAACCTCATCAGCATGGACGCGATGCCGGGCTATACCGGCACTGTCGAACGACTTCCGGTCAAAGAGACCGTCGATGCCGCCCTTGCGATAGACCCCTCCGTCACCGCCATCTACAGCATCACCGACACGACGACGACCGGGATAGCCATCCGCAGGCAGATCGAATCCGCCCTTGCCGCATACAACGGCACCGTCACCGTCCGCTACCCGTACCCGACGGTCGACACCGCAGCCGAGCTGATCGCCGAGGTGAGGGCCCTTCCTGAGGGTACCATCATCCTCATCACCACCTATTCGCTCGTCAACGAGGGCATGATCCAGTACCACGTCGACCTGATTGTCCCGACGCTTGCGGACGAAAGCCCGGTCCCGATCTACTCCACCGCCTCGATCTTCAACGGCATGGGCATCGTCGGAGGTGTCCAGAACAACCCCTATGTCCTCGGGTGGGATGCCTCGGATACGGCAGTTCGCATCCTGAACGGGACTTCCCCCGAGGCCATTCCGATCAACCTGAACCCTCCCGCCGACCCGGTCTTCGACTATGCGGCCCTGCAGCGCTTCGGGCTGGAGGAGGAGAGCCTCCCTCCCGGCAGCACGATTCTGAACCTACCCTCCACCGAGGTGACCTTCAACAGGACCACGGTCATAGGCATTGGCGCTGCGGGCGGCATCCTCTTCATCCTCGTCCTCATCCTCTCCGTCTCCCACCGGCGGATTCGTGCGGTCAAAAACCTCCTCCAGAAGAGCGAGGAGAAATACCGCTCCGTCGTCGAGGCCCAGACCGAGCTGATCGCGCGGTTCCTGCCGGATTTGACGATCGTCTTTGCAAACAAAGCCTATCTCCAATATTACGGCCTCAATCGGGAGGCACTCTCCAAAAAGACATTATGTCTCCGCGTCCACCCCGACGATGAGAAACGTGTGAAGGACCACCTCGCCTCTCTCACCCCCGCACACCCCGTCGACACCATCGAGGAACGGGTACTGATGCAGGGCGGCGAGGTCCGCTGGCAGCGGTGGAACGACCGTGCCATCTTCGATGAGGCCGGCAGGGTCGCGGAGTACCAGTCCGTCGGCATCGACATCACCGACCGCAAGGCCGCTGAGGAGGAACTCAGGCGCTCCCTTGCGGAGAAGACCGTCCTCCTGCAGGAGGTGCACCACCGGGTCAAAAACAACCTCGCCGTCATCAGTTCGATGCTTGAGATGCAGGCAATGGGACTCTCGGGAAACGAGGCTGCAGTGCTTCGTGAGGCCGAGGGACGAATCCTCTCCATGGCGGCGGTGCATGAGTCCCTCTACCAGTCCCGAACCCTTGAGGAGATCGATGCACAGGAGCACTTTGCGGCCCTCGCTGACCGGATCGTCCGCTCGTTCCCCCATGCCGATACGGTCGGCATCCGGGTCGAGGCCCATGGGTGCCGCCTCCCCATTGCGATCGCGATGCCCTGCAGCCTCATAGTAAACGAGCTCATCACAAACGCCATGAAGTACGCCTTTGTGGGGAGGGATCGCGGAACCATCACCATTATCCTCTCCTGTGATGATACGGAAGTATATCTGCAGTTCACCGATGACGGTGTCGGTATGCCGGCGGGAGACCCATTCACCATGGCGGACTCCCTCGGCCTTCGGATGGTGAAGAACTTCGTGGAGTACCAGCTCCGCGGACGGATCGTCCTCGGGCCGCCTCCCGGCACACAATGGGAGATCAGGTTCCCCGCTGCCCACTGA
- a CDS encoding 5-(carboxyamino)imidazole ribonucleotide mutase, which yields MADVAVIAGSASDEAVIRKATAVLDGAGISYDEQILSAHRDPEELAAYVKSCGARVFICIAGLSAALPGVVASMTDKPVIGVPVSGTLGGLDALLSIVQMPRGVPVACVGIDNGSNAAHLAIRILSLS from the coding sequence ATGGCTGATGTTGCAGTGATAGCGGGCTCGGCATCCGACGAGGCGGTCATCCGGAAGGCGACCGCAGTCCTCGACGGTGCGGGCATCTCCTACGACGAACAGATCCTCTCCGCCCACCGGGACCCCGAAGAACTGGCGGCGTATGTGAAATCCTGCGGTGCACGCGTCTTCATCTGTATCGCGGGCCTCTCGGCGGCTCTCCCCGGGGTCGTCGCCTCCATGACGGACAAACCGGTCATCGGGGTCCCGGTCTCCGGCACGCTGGGCGGACTCGATGCCCTCCTCTCGATCGTGCAGATGCCCCGGGGCGTCCCCGTCGCCTGCGTGGGGATCGACAACGGCTCCAACGCGGCCCACCTCGCCATCCGCATCCTCTCCCTCTCGTGA